Proteins from one Elgaria multicarinata webbii isolate HBS135686 ecotype San Diego chromosome 3, rElgMul1.1.pri, whole genome shotgun sequence genomic window:
- the LOC134393919 gene encoding olfactory receptor 13H1-like, with the protein MYFFLCVLSSIDLLLTNNVLPEILVNCFIYRPTISLHRCLSQMYIGLLLVVTECIVLAIMAYDRLAAICQPLYYMQIMSWRLCIGLVAASLTLSLLTTLINALLQPTDFCGRHIINHFGCELQSFLKLACSDTHTSELFMHISGVFILIPPFGFIVVTYGRIGLAVLRIRSTQGRRKALSTCSSHLAVVTIFYGTIMIMYLRPQGKFVSEKDKVISLMYGALTPMLNPLIYSLRNKDVKGAFWKHAAEQGENYTNS; encoded by the exons ATGTATTTCTTCCTCTGTGTCCTCTCCTCCATAGACCTTCTCCTTACCAACAACGTACTTCCTGAGATCTtggtcaactgcttcatttacaGGCCCACCATTTCTTTGCACAGGTGCTTGTCCCAGATGTACATTGGTCTATTACTGGTTGTAACAGAATGCATTGTTCTGGCCATAATGGCATATGATCGTTTGGCAGCTATATGCCAGCCTTTGTACTACATGCAGATCATGAGCTGGAGGCTGTGCATTGGTTTAGTGGCTGCATCTCTGACCCTTTCCCTCCTGACAACCTTGATCAATGCGCTCCTGCAGCCTACTGACTTCTGTGGCCGGCACATCATCAACCATTTTGGATGTGAGCTGCAGTCTTTCCTCAAACTGGCTTGCTCCGACACACATACTAGTGAGCTCTTCATGCACATTTCCGGCGTCTTTATTCTAATACCACCCTTTGGCTTCATAGTTGTGACGTATGGGCGCATAGGCCTGGCTGTACTGCGCATCCGCTCAACACAGGGCCGCAGGAAAGCCTTGTCCACATGCAGCTCTCACCTTGCTGTGGTGACTATCTTTTATGGCACAATCATGATCATGTATTTGAGGCCACAAGGGAAATTTGTTTCTGAAAAGGACAAAGTTATATCTTTAATGTATGGGGCTCTGACTCCCATGCTCAATCCTCTGATTTACAGCTTGAGAAACAAGGATGTGAAGGGAGCATTTTGGAA ACATGCTGCAGAACAGGGGGAAAACTACACCAACTCCTGA